From the Ictalurus furcatus strain D&B chromosome 19, Billie_1.0, whole genome shotgun sequence genome, one window contains:
- the ifng1r gene encoding interferon gamma related, which yields MGSWSNVLLMCGLVMVALLNGTTGHEIHNLTEAVHTLQIHHGLTDTKWVGKAVFTPYLGKVEDTCTCEKLVLLRMLNGYMDIFSDMLKKAKTVETETSLKELQESVKELKNKYNKEQAVWKQLHEINTVKKDDSTIQGGAVNDFISVYDKAFVVAQHSKKTPLLFKHFLQR from the exons ATGGGTTCTTGGTCCAACGTTTTACTAATGTGCGGACTTGTCATGGTGGCACTGCTGAATGGAACTACTGGACATGAGATTCACAACCTGACTGAAGCTGTACACACTCTGCAAATACATCat GGGTTAACAGACACAAAATGGGTGGGAAAAGCTGTTTTCACTCCATACTTGGGCAAAGTAGAG GACACCTGCACTTGTGAGAAGCTGGTGCTTCTGCGTATGCTGAATGGTTACATGGACATCTTTTCGGACATGTTGAAAAAGGCCAAAACTGTTGAGACTGAGACTAGTCTGAAAGAACTCCAGGAAAGTGTGaaagaactgaaaaacaaatacaataaagaaCAGGCAGTGTGGAAACAACTTCATGAGATTAACACTGTAAAG AAAGACGACAGCACGATCCAAGGTGGAGCAGTGAAcgactttatctctgtgtacgATAAGGCCTTTGTAGTTGCACAACATTCCAAGAAGACCCCATTGCTATTCAAGCATTTTCTGCAGCGTTAG